A single region of the Anguilla anguilla isolate fAngAng1 chromosome 17, fAngAng1.pri, whole genome shotgun sequence genome encodes:
- the LOC118216819 gene encoding complement C1q tumor necrosis factor-related protein 1-like isoform X2, whose translation MPEIRTYINMTILKGDKGDRGDKGTPGKAGAEGPPGSRGPMGPKGTKGQAGSPGDACKTQHAAFSVGRRKALHSVDYYQALVFDTVFVNLHEHFNMFKGKFYCYVPGVYFFNVNIHTWNFKETYMHIMHNDQEKVILYAQPSERSIMQSQSIMLSLEQNDEVWVRLYKRERENAVYSDDVDVYITFNGYIIKPSLE comes from the exons ATGCCGGAGATTCGCACATACATTAACATGACGATCCTCAAAG GGGATAAGGGTGACCGTGGCGATAAGGGGACGCCCGGGAAAGCGGGAGCAGAAGGGCCGCCAGGATCACGGGGGCCTATGGGTCCTAAAGGAACCAAAGGCCAAGCTGGTTCCCCGGGAGATGCCTGCAAAACTCAGCATGCTGCTTTCTCTGTGGGCCGAAGGAAGGCACTGCACAGTGTAGACTACTACCAGGCGCTGGTCTTCGACACGGTCTTCGTCAACCTCCACGAGCACTTCAACATGTTCAAGGGCAAGTTCTACTGCTACGTCCCGGGCGTCTACTTCTTCAACGTCAACATCCACACCTGGAACTTCAAGGAGACCTACATGCACATCATGCACAACGACCAGGAGAAGGTGATCCTGTACGCCCAGCCCAGCGAGCGCAGCATCATGCAGAGCCAGAGCATCATGCTGTCCCTGGAGCAGAACGACGAGGTGTGGGTGCGCCTGTACAAGCGCGAGCGGGAGAACGCCGTGTACAGTGACGACGTGGACGTCTACATCACCTTCAATGGCTACATCATCAAGCCCAGTCTGGAATGA
- the LOC118216819 gene encoding complement C1q tumor necrosis factor-related protein 1-like isoform X1, with the protein MFEAWLPVLLLLPLVTSVPPPFGTPPRTCRRCCDHLEGAPARNQMPEIRTYINMTILKGDKGDRGDKGTPGKAGAEGPPGSRGPMGPKGTKGQAGSPGDACKTQHAAFSVGRRKALHSVDYYQALVFDTVFVNLHEHFNMFKGKFYCYVPGVYFFNVNIHTWNFKETYMHIMHNDQEKVILYAQPSERSIMQSQSIMLSLEQNDEVWVRLYKRERENAVYSDDVDVYITFNGYIIKPSLE; encoded by the exons ATGTTTGAGGCGTGGCTGCCTGTtcttctgctcctccccctggTGACTTCTGTCCCGCCCCCTTTTGGTACCCCTCCCAGGACATGCCGCCGCTGCTGTGACCATCTGGAGGGCGCCCCTGCCCGAAACCAGATGCCGGAGATTCGCACATACATTAACATGACGATCCTCAAAG GGGATAAGGGTGACCGTGGCGATAAGGGGACGCCCGGGAAAGCGGGAGCAGAAGGGCCGCCAGGATCACGGGGGCCTATGGGTCCTAAAGGAACCAAAGGCCAAGCTGGTTCCCCGGGAGATGCCTGCAAAACTCAGCATGCTGCTTTCTCTGTGGGCCGAAGGAAGGCACTGCACAGTGTAGACTACTACCAGGCGCTGGTCTTCGACACGGTCTTCGTCAACCTCCACGAGCACTTCAACATGTTCAAGGGCAAGTTCTACTGCTACGTCCCGGGCGTCTACTTCTTCAACGTCAACATCCACACCTGGAACTTCAAGGAGACCTACATGCACATCATGCACAACGACCAGGAGAAGGTGATCCTGTACGCCCAGCCCAGCGAGCGCAGCATCATGCAGAGCCAGAGCATCATGCTGTCCCTGGAGCAGAACGACGAGGTGTGGGTGCGCCTGTACAAGCGCGAGCGGGAGAACGCCGTGTACAGTGACGACGTGGACGTCTACATCACCTTCAATGGCTACATCATCAAGCCCAGTCTGGAATGA